A genomic window from Cytobacillus suaedae includes:
- a CDS encoding YjcZ family sporulation protein: MGDTGYKFGGGFALIVVLFILLIIVGASWY; the protein is encoded by the coding sequence ATGGGAGACACTGGATATAAATTTGGCGGCGGTTTCGCGTTAATCGTAGTATTATTCATCTTATTAATTATTGTAGGTGCATCTTGGTACTAA
- a CDS encoding DUF309 domain-containing protein, producing the protein MYPEAYRQFLFHFHGDRDYFECHEVLEEYWKEDVPSERKQYWVGLIQLAVGLYHQRRANFSGAYRMINNSLSIIKSEEKTILQLGIDYPKLITLLEERLNEIKLKKPYTSFNLPITDDNLLEDCIQNCEKQGLKWGILNTSIDDYIINKHKLRDRSDVIEERDRQKALRKNNL; encoded by the coding sequence ATGTACCCAGAAGCATATCGCCAATTTCTCTTTCATTTCCATGGAGACCGAGACTATTTTGAGTGTCATGAGGTTTTAGAGGAGTATTGGAAAGAGGATGTTCCGTCTGAACGTAAACAATATTGGGTTGGTTTAATCCAGTTGGCAGTAGGTTTATACCATCAAAGACGAGCCAACTTTTCCGGAGCCTATCGTATGATCAACAATTCATTATCCATCATTAAGTCTGAAGAGAAAACGATTTTACAGCTAGGTATAGATTACCCAAAATTAATTACTCTGCTCGAAGAACGTCTAAATGAAATTAAACTTAAGAAACCATACACTTCTTTCAATTTACCAATAACTGATGACAACCTCTTGGAAGATTGCATCCAAAACTGTGAGAAGCAAGGACTAAAATGGGGAATTCTCAACACTTCCATAGATGACTACATTATTAACAAGCATAAACTTAGGGATCGCAGCGATGTGATAGAAGAACGAGATAGACAAAAGGCGTTAAGGAAAAACAACTTATAA
- a CDS encoding GNAT family N-acetyltransferase, whose translation MLIRYKKNYEKIAMGLLSFMPTEKDLKKLQQTMKEYETEDSKQLFLWKEEDITGIIGITILENGDAIIQHISVNPSHRHQGIGKMMVKAIKDSLPGKVVTSNEHTASFLEKCEVEGC comes from the coding sequence ATGTTAATTCGTTATAAAAAGAATTATGAAAAGATTGCGATGGGTCTTCTTTCGTTTATGCCAACTGAAAAAGATTTGAAAAAGTTGCAGCAAACAATGAAGGAATATGAGACAGAAGATTCAAAACAACTGTTTCTGTGGAAGGAAGAAGATATCACAGGAATTATCGGAATAACAATTCTTGAAAATGGTGATGCCATCATTCAGCATATCAGTGTAAATCCATCACACAGACATCAAGGAATTGGCAAAATGATGGTGAAGGCGATTAAGGACTCGTTACCAGGTAAAGTTGTAACATCCAATGAACATACGGCTTCCTTTTTAGAGAAGTGTGAAGTAGAAGGTTGCTAA
- a CDS encoding 6,7-dimethyl-8-ribityllumazine synthase — protein MGNLFEGNLVGTGLKVGIVVARFNEFITSKLLDGALDALKRHGVQEGDIDVAWVPGAFEIPLIAKKMAMTDKYDAVITLGTVIRGATTHYDYVCNEVAKGVSATMLSTGKPVIFGVLTTETIEQAIERAGTKAGNKGWEVAVSAIEMANLSRSLTN, from the coding sequence ATGGGAAATTTATTTGAAGGTAATTTAGTTGGTACTGGTTTAAAAGTTGGAATTGTAGTTGCTCGTTTTAATGAATTCATTACAAGCAAATTATTAGATGGGGCACTTGATGCGTTAAAGAGGCATGGAGTTCAAGAGGGAGACATTGATGTTGCTTGGGTACCAGGAGCATTTGAAATCCCATTAATCGCTAAAAAAATGGCAATGACTGATAAATATGATGCAGTTATTACGTTAGGTACAGTGATTCGTGGAGCAACAACACATTATGATTACGTTTGTAATGAGGTTGCAAAGGGTGTATCAGCAACAATGCTTTCAACTGGAAAACCTGTAATCTTTGGTGTTCTAACTACTGAAACGATTGAGCAAGCAATTGAACGTGCTGGAACAAAAGCTGGGAATAAGGGATGGGAAGTGGCTGTTTCTGCTATTGAGATGGCTAATCTGTCTAGATCCCTTACAAACTAA
- a CDS encoding bifunctional 3,4-dihydroxy-2-butanone-4-phosphate synthase/GTP cyclohydrolase II yields the protein MFDPIEEAIYELMQGNVVIVCDDEDRENEGDFVSIVEKTTPETINFMIKHGRGLVCTPITEELAKKLDLNPMVSHNTDPHGTAFTVSIDYKSTTTGISAHERATTIQQLINPNTKAVDFKRPGHIFPLIAKPGGVLRRAGHTEAAVDLARLCGAEPAGVICEIINEDGSMARVPDLRKIADEFNLKMITIKDLISYRNRKEKLVKREVEIQLPTEFGEFKAVGYSNVIDGKEHVALVKGELDTENPILVRVHSECLTGDVFGSNRCDCGPQLHAALSQIEKEGTGILLYMRQEGRGIGLLNKMKAYKLQEEGYDTVEANEKLGFAPDLRDYGIGAQILKDLGVTKMKLLTNNPRKITGLKGYELEVVDRVSLQMEAKEENENYLKTKHSKLGHMFHF from the coding sequence ATGTTTGATCCAATTGAGGAAGCCATATATGAATTAATGCAGGGGAATGTTGTCATCGTTTGTGATGATGAGGACCGGGAGAATGAAGGTGACTTTGTTTCGATCGTTGAAAAAACAACGCCAGAGACGATAAACTTTATGATAAAGCACGGAAGAGGGTTGGTTTGTACACCAATTACAGAGGAATTGGCTAAAAAGCTAGACCTTAATCCAATGGTAAGTCATAATACGGACCCACATGGTACTGCTTTCACAGTTAGTATAGATTACAAATCGACAACAACAGGCATTAGTGCTCATGAACGTGCAACGACGATTCAACAATTAATTAATCCTAATACAAAAGCAGTTGATTTTAAGAGACCAGGACATATCTTTCCTCTTATTGCTAAACCTGGTGGAGTCTTAAGAAGGGCAGGACATACGGAAGCAGCAGTGGATCTTGCGCGACTATGTGGAGCAGAGCCTGCTGGTGTGATATGTGAAATCATTAATGAAGATGGATCGATGGCTAGAGTACCTGATCTTCGAAAAATAGCAGATGAATTTAATTTAAAGATGATTACGATAAAAGATTTAATAAGCTATCGAAATCGCAAAGAAAAGCTTGTGAAAAGAGAAGTGGAAATCCAACTGCCAACAGAGTTCGGTGAATTTAAAGCAGTAGGTTATTCAAATGTAATTGATGGTAAAGAACATGTTGCCCTAGTAAAGGGAGAATTGGACACTGAGAATCCAATTCTAGTTAGAGTTCATTCTGAATGTCTAACTGGAGATGTATTTGGTTCTAATCGTTGTGATTGTGGGCCCCAATTACACGCTGCGTTGTCTCAAATTGAAAAAGAGGGAACTGGAATTTTACTGTATATGCGCCAGGAAGGCCGCGGTATAGGCTTACTTAATAAGATGAAGGCCTATAAACTACAAGAAGAAGGCTATGATACAGTTGAAGCTAACGAGAAGCTTGGGTTTGCTCCTGATTTAAGGGACTACGGAATTGGTGCGCAAATCTTAAAAGACTTAGGTGTTACGAAAATGAAGCTTCTTACCAATAACCCAAGAAAGATTACTGGATTAAAAGGGTATGAGTTAGAAGTGGTGGACAGAGTCTCTTTACAAATGGAAGCTAAAGAAGAAAATGAAAACTATCTAAAAACAAAACATTCAAAATTAGGTCATATGTTTCATTTTTAA
- the ribE gene encoding riboflavin synthase encodes MFTGIIEEIGKVKNISSTGEAIVMKIGATKILRDVNLGDSISVNGVCLTVTSFGSSEFTVDIMPETVRASSLKSLQRNSKVNLERAMSANGRFGGHFVSGHVDGIGTIVKKEPQANAVYYEIEVADDLRRYLLFKGSVAVDGTSLTIFGLTKNTFTISLIPHTMSETVLGSKGVGEIVNIECDMLGKYLEQFVQRATTPNNQRNSSLTASFLEEHGYK; translated from the coding sequence ATGTTTACTGGAATTATAGAAGAAATAGGTAAGGTAAAAAACATATCATCAACTGGTGAAGCGATTGTCATGAAAATCGGAGCTACCAAAATTTTACGTGATGTAAACCTAGGTGACAGTATTTCAGTTAATGGTGTCTGTCTAACTGTAACGTCATTTGGTTCATCAGAATTTACAGTTGATATTATGCCTGAAACAGTTAGAGCTTCATCGCTTAAGTCTTTACAACGTAACTCCAAAGTTAACCTAGAAAGAGCAATGAGTGCAAATGGACGGTTTGGAGGGCACTTTGTTTCAGGGCATGTTGATGGCATTGGTACAATAGTAAAAAAGGAACCTCAAGCAAATGCAGTTTACTATGAAATTGAAGTAGCTGATGACCTTCGAAGGTATTTATTATTTAAAGGCTCAGTAGCTGTAGATGGTACAAGTTTAACAATCTTTGGTTTAACCAAGAATACCTTTACGATTTCGCTTATACCACACACGATGTCGGAGACTGTCTTAGGCTCTAAGGGTGTAGGAGAAATTGTTAATATTGAATGCGACATGCTAGGAAAATACTTAGAACAATTTGTACAGCGCGCAACAACACCAAACAACCAAAGAAATTCATCATTAACTGCGAGTTTCTTAGAAGAGCATGGATACAAATAA
- the ribD gene encoding bifunctional diaminohydroxyphosphoribosylaminopyrimidine deaminase/5-amino-6-(5-phosphoribosylamino)uracil reductase RibD produces MLDIDYMDLAINVARAGVGQTSPNPVVGAVVVNENRVVGIGAHLKAGEPHAEVHAIRMAGEKAVNSTIYVTLEPCSHHGKTPPCAELLINSKVKRVVIATTDPNPLVAGKGIKLLRDAGISVEVGVRKEEADALNKVFYHTMSSKLPFVTLKAAISLDGKIATSTGESKWITGESARLDVHKLRHQHDAILVGVGTVIADNPSLTTRLPNGGKNPIRVILDTYLRTPIDAQIVTDGEAETIIIVSNQVEDKKKDLYQAKGVKILSLETKNIVIHDVLTLLSTLGITSVFVEGGAQVNGSFVKEKAVNQVITYIAPKIIGGSNAPSSIGGTGFEKMSEVLQLTIESVEQLGEDIKVIAVPKEQI; encoded by the coding sequence ATGCTAGATATAGATTATATGGATCTTGCTATAAATGTGGCCCGTGCAGGGGTAGGTCAAACCTCTCCTAATCCTGTTGTTGGTGCCGTGGTCGTTAATGAAAATCGTGTGGTAGGTATTGGAGCCCATTTAAAAGCAGGTGAACCCCATGCAGAGGTTCATGCCATTAGAATGGCAGGAGAGAAAGCGGTTAATTCAACGATATACGTTACTCTTGAACCATGTAGTCATCATGGGAAAACTCCTCCGTGTGCTGAGTTATTAATAAATAGTAAAGTGAAGCGGGTTGTTATTGCAACTACTGACCCTAATCCTCTTGTGGCAGGAAAGGGAATTAAGCTACTTAGAGACGCCGGCATTAGTGTAGAAGTTGGGGTTCGTAAGGAAGAGGCAGATGCTCTCAATAAAGTTTTTTATCATACGATGAGTTCAAAACTTCCCTTTGTTACTCTAAAAGCAGCGATTAGCCTAGACGGAAAAATTGCTACATCTACAGGGGAAAGTAAGTGGATAACAGGAGAATCTGCAAGATTAGATGTACATAAATTAAGACACCAGCATGATGCAATATTAGTTGGGGTTGGTACAGTGATTGCAGATAATCCTAGCTTAACAACACGTCTTCCTAATGGTGGGAAAAATCCAATTCGAGTTATTTTAGATACCTATCTGAGGACACCAATAGATGCGCAAATCGTAACAGATGGTGAGGCTGAAACAATCATCATTGTAAGCAATCAGGTTGAAGATAAAAAGAAAGATCTGTATCAAGCTAAAGGGGTTAAAATCCTCTCTCTTGAAACAAAAAATATAGTGATTCACGATGTTCTTACTTTGTTAAGTACACTTGGTATTACTTCAGTTTTTGTTGAAGGTGGGGCCCAGGTGAATGGTAGTTTTGTAAAAGAAAAAGCCGTAAATCAAGTTATTACCTATATTGCCCCAAAAATAATTGGTGGTAGTAATGCGCCAAGCTCAATAGGTGGAACCGGTTTTGAAAAAATGTCAGAAGTACTACAGTTAACGATTGAATCAGTCGAACAACTTGGCGAAGATATTAAAGTAATAGCTGTTCCAAAGGAGCAAATATAG